The following proteins are encoded in a genomic region of Streptomyces gobiensis:
- a CDS encoding helix-turn-helix domain-containing protein produces MAQICMNLLALFADMERIFMLKRVAGAREAKRKGRGKRSGPKPKITPQQRKAIAALMADEDRDVTADQVAEDFGISRATLYRNSRGPAPRYRPSGSVASRGSRGYVIDWGDRKQTPCKTGARCVGEVLQTYCYPGRYRVCAWRVEAKSPHSQSSARLNFPALRKPLLRTTPHHSPTS; encoded by the coding sequence ATGGCCCAGATCTGCATGAATCTGCTCGCCCTGTTCGCCGACATGGAGCGCATCTTCATGCTCAAGCGCGTCGCCGGTGCCCGCGAGGCTAAGCGCAAGGGGCGCGGCAAGCGGTCCGGCCCGAAGCCGAAGATCACCCCGCAGCAGCGCAAGGCCATCGCAGCGCTCATGGCCGACGAAGACCGTGACGTCACGGCCGACCAGGTCGCCGAGGACTTCGGCATCAGCCGGGCGACGCTGTACCGGAACTCCAGAGGGCCCGCGCCGAGGTACCGGCCCAGCGGTAGCGTTGCCTCCAGAGGCTCAAGGGGCTATGTCATCGACTGGGGCGACCGGAAGCAAACCCCGTGCAAGACCGGCGCCCGTTGTGTGGGCGAGGTCCTGCAGACCTACTGCTACCCCGGCCGGTACCGGGTGTGCGCGTGGCGCGTCGAGGCCAAATCACCACACTCGCAGTCCAGCGCCCGCCTCAACTTCCCCGCCCTACGAAAACCCCTGCTCAGAACAACACCACACCACAGCCCAACATCCTGA
- a CDS encoding recombinase family protein: protein MHCAKTRAHDGPSRTLPSDADDVERHPCPRCAAEPGSPYRSRRGAVAGSYHTGRFTSAPALEAATGADTSRPGPGQPWRPGTPPPAPIDPDTPGADIRIGYARCSTLGQELNSQLDALTKHGIPRDKVFSKKISTRVRLRPQFEAALALTQQIKAPRPTLPGHLHRVRDEATRPGPLPGMYDPSGPGRLLFAFFAAMAETERENIRESTLEGLDTAARKGKHDGRPPVITDDMLHTCSGAARAASPSSRFSPA from the coding sequence CCATGACGGGCCCTCAAGAACCCTCCCGTCCGACGCGGACGACGTCGAGCGCCACCCGTGCCCGCGGTGTGCGGCCGAACCCGGCTCGCCGTACCGCTCGCGCCGCGGCGCGGTCGCCGGCAGCTACCACACCGGCCGCTTCACGAGTGCCCCGGCTCTCGAAGCTGCTACGGGTGCCGACACCAGCCGACCGGGGCCCGGGCAGCCGTGGCGGCCCGGTACCCCGCCCCCGGCACCGATCGACCCCGACACCCCGGGCGCCGACATCCGCATCGGCTACGCTCGCTGCTCGACCCTCGGACAGGAACTCAACTCGCAGCTGGACGCTCTCACCAAGCACGGCATCCCGCGCGACAAGGTGTTCTCCAAGAAGATCAGCACGCGCGTGCGCCTCCGGCCCCAGTTCGAGGCCGCGCTCGCGCTGACCCAGCAGATCAAGGCCCCACGCCCCACACTGCCGGGTCATCTTCACCGTGTACGAGATGAAGCGACTCGGCCCGGACCGCTGCCGGGGATGTACGACCCGAGTGGCCCCGGCCGACTGCTGTTCGCGTTCTTCGCAGCGATGGCGGAGACCGAGCGGGAGAACATCCGGGAGTCGACGCTCGAAGGGCTCGACACCGCGGCTCGCAAGGGCAAGCACGACGGCCGGCCACCCGTCATTACCGACGACATGCTGCACACGTGCTCCGGCGCCGCGCGGGCGGCGAGTCCGTCGAGCAGATTCAGCCCGGCCTGA